One stretch of Meiothermus cerbereus DSM 11376 DNA includes these proteins:
- a CDS encoding transposase, translated as RRTLGWTVQVMQRPDANFRGIWWPDEKPIPDDLAEELLKKTRGHRGFVVIPRRWVVERTFAWLSFNRRLNRDYEFLPETSETFIYTAMIRLMVRRLAS; from the coding sequence TCAGGCGAACTTTAGGCTGGACGGTGCAGGTCATGCAGCGACCCGATGCCAACTTTCGCGGTATCTGGTGGCCCGATGAAAAACCCATCCCTGATGACTTAGCCGAGGAGCTACTCAAGAAGACCCGAGGGCATCGTGGCTTTGTGGTCATCCCCAGGAGGTGGGTAGTGGAGCGCACCTTTGCCTGGCTAAGTTTCAATCGTAGGCTCAATCGGGACTACGAGTTCCTGCCCGAAACCTCAGAAACCTTTATCTACACGGCGATGATCCGACTTATGGTCAGAAGATTGGCTTCCTAG
- a CDS encoding caspase family protein — translation MPHNSSLFVTWLVGLGMLALGVAQPMPKPETYALVIGINNYRPYPDTPSLPPLSYAESDARKMAQALRDPNKGQLSKVRVLLDTEASKTAIEAELRGLARRMGISDTLIVYYSGHGMPSRLGQAALMPSDAKINDEETWLPLDWLQELVRKASQGKGRLILIVDACFSGQSLAGSRSFAMPGRKSFPKPQKPDLNGANVLLASSADTQPSWEDAEVGGGIFTAYLLEAISGKADANGDGYVTIGEAYRYAAVQVEAFSQRKGTPQTPQLYGPDDYTLALNPLAVAKSRLAGLKLAGHISGEQFDALVERVEGRVQPEDLLLYLSGNLTSGQFVSLVQAGAIPGVPPLGPVDARLQKIGKLRREGKIRLEQLWVLFRMIQTGKAAPDLSEYLAGRLPEVRFLQRLRAGAIQGVPR, via the coding sequence GCCTGTTTGTAACCTGGCTGGTAGGGCTGGGGATGCTGGCTCTGGGTGTCGCCCAGCCTATGCCCAAACCAGAAACCTACGCCCTGGTCATCGGAATTAACAACTACCGGCCCTACCCCGATACCCCCAGCCTGCCTCCCCTTAGCTATGCCGAGAGTGACGCTCGCAAAATGGCCCAGGCCCTGCGAGACCCCAACAAGGGGCAGCTCAGCAAGGTACGGGTACTGCTGGACACCGAGGCCAGCAAGACTGCTATCGAGGCCGAGCTCCGAGGCCTGGCCCGCCGCATGGGGATAAGCGATACGCTCATCGTCTACTACTCCGGCCACGGGATGCCGAGCCGGCTGGGGCAGGCCGCCCTGATGCCCAGCGACGCCAAAATCAACGACGAGGAAACCTGGCTACCCCTGGATTGGCTGCAGGAGCTTGTGCGGAAGGCCAGCCAGGGTAAAGGCCGCCTGATCCTGATTGTGGATGCGTGCTTTAGCGGACAATCCCTTGCTGGCTCGCGCAGCTTCGCCATGCCGGGTCGCAAAAGTTTTCCCAAGCCGCAAAAACCAGACCTGAACGGGGCCAATGTGCTGCTGGCCTCTTCCGCCGACACCCAGCCCAGCTGGGAAGATGCCGAGGTGGGTGGCGGTATCTTTACCGCTTATTTGCTCGAGGCCATTTCGGGTAAGGCCGATGCAAATGGAGACGGCTACGTAACCATTGGCGAGGCGTATCGCTATGCAGCCGTGCAGGTCGAGGCCTTCAGCCAGCGCAAGGGCACGCCGCAAACCCCCCAGCTCTACGGCCCCGACGATTACACCCTGGCACTCAACCCCCTTGCAGTAGCCAAAAGCCGACTGGCAGGCCTCAAACTGGCCGGCCACATCTCTGGCGAGCAGTTCGATGCACTGGTAGAGCGGGTGGAGGGCAGGGTTCAGCCCGAGGATTTGCTGCTGTACCTCTCGGGTAACCTGACCAGCGGTCAGTTTGTGAGCCTGGTACAGGCGGGGGCCATTCCTGGCGTTCCGCCCCTGGGGCCGGTGGATGCGCGCCTGCAAAAAATAGGGAAGCTCCGGCGCGAAGGCAAGATTCGCCTGGAGCAGCTTTGGGTGCTCTTCCGCATGATTCAAACCGGCAAAGCAGCCCCCGACCTGAGCGAGTATCTGGCTGGGCGTTTGCCGGAGGTGAGGTTTTTGCAACGCTTGCGCGCGGGGGCGATTCAGGGGGTGCCGCGGTAA